A single genomic interval of Portunus trituberculatus isolate SZX2019 chromosome 41, ASM1759143v1, whole genome shotgun sequence harbors:
- the LOC123516796 gene encoding uncharacterized protein LOC123516796, whose translation MDISSEGSASSNNQEMEEVFVPRMTLEPHFPNQSELDDLIRDLGLTKSGAELLSSRLKEWNLLGQDCRITVYRKRHEEFEIYYDISDDLCYCKDVTGLFTALGLNHDPTHWRLFIDSSTRSLKAVLLHNGNKYPSLPLAHSVQKKENYENVRQLLNKINYDEFKWNVCGDFKMLAFLLGLQGGYTKYSCFLCLWDSRADDDHYKKVHWPPRMELQPGMLNVHREPLVDSNKVLLPPLHIKLGLIKQFVKALDFGGEAFQEIRLMFPKLSEAKIKGGIFVGPQVNTMLKSEKLERAMTKIEKEAWCAFRDVVHGFLGNNKDPNYKQLVAKLIENFRKLGCRMSLKIHFFAFSP comes from the coding sequence ATGGATATTTCATCTGAAGGGTCAGCAAGTAGCAACAAccaagaaatggaagaagtttTCGTACCAAGAATGACTTTGGAGCCTCATTTTCCAAATCAGAGTGAACTAGATGATTTAATTAGGGACTTAGGTCTTACTAAGTCAGGAGCTGAACTTCTTTCATCAAGGTTGAAGGAATGGAATCTACTAGGACAAGACTGCAGGATAACTGTGTACCGGAAACGACATGAAGAATTTGAAATTTACTATGACATTAGTGATGATCTGTGTTATTGTAAGGATGTAACTGGTTTGTTTACTGCTCTTGGACTCAATCATGATCCTACACATTGGCGGCTGTTTATTGATAGCTCAACACGAAGTCTCAAAGCAGTATTACTCCACAATGGAAACAAATATCCATCTTTGCCTCTTGCACACTcagtacaaaagaaagaaaactatgaaaatGTCAGACAGCTtcttaataaaataaattatgatGAATTCAAATGGAATGTTTGTGGGGATTTCAAGATGCTCGCATTTTTGCTTGGTTTGCAAGGGGGATACACAAAGTATTCATGTTTCCTTTGCTTATGGGACAGCAGAGCTGATGATGATCATTATAAGAAAGTTCATTGGCCCCCACGAATGGAACTGCAGCCGGGAATGTTAAATGTTCACAGAGAGCCCCTAGTAGATTCCAACAAAGTTTTATTGCCCCCACTTCACATTAAACTAGGATTGATTAAACAGTTTGTGAAAGCCTTGGATTTTGGAGGAGAAGCTTTTCAGGAAATTCGCCTTATGTTTCCAAAACTATCTGAGGCTAAGATAAAGGGTGGTATATTCGTTGGACCCCAGGTAAACACAATGTTGAAGTCGGAGAAACTGGAAAGAGCGAtgacaaaaattgaaaaagaagccTGGTGTGCATTTCGTGATGTAGTCCATGGATTCCTAGGAAATAACAAAGATCCTAATTACAAACAACTGGTAGCAAAACTTATTGAGAACTTCAGGAAGCTTGGTTGTCGTATGTCCTTGAAAATTCATTTTTTTGCATTCTCACCTTGA